Proteins from one Microbacterium faecale genomic window:
- the scpB gene encoding SMC-Scp complex subunit ScpB yields the protein MTTDDVEVRQRLEAMLIVADEPMSVVNLATAVGRPVAGVRRALAALKADYDGEDAGPVRGFELREVGGGWRIYVRESLDDIVTSFIGDQAPARLSQAALETLAVIAYKQPVTRSQVAQIRAVNVDSVVRTLLARGLITEMHADPETGAMHYGTTDLLLEKLGINALSELPPISPLLDDGADGFDDFA from the coding sequence ATGACAACTGATGACGTCGAGGTGCGCCAACGTCTCGAAGCGATGCTGATCGTCGCGGACGAGCCCATGAGCGTCGTGAACCTCGCGACCGCGGTCGGCAGACCGGTCGCGGGCGTGCGACGCGCGCTCGCCGCGCTGAAGGCCGACTACGACGGCGAGGACGCCGGGCCGGTGCGCGGATTCGAACTGCGCGAAGTCGGCGGCGGGTGGCGCATCTATGTGCGCGAGAGTCTTGACGACATCGTCACGTCTTTCATCGGAGATCAGGCGCCGGCCCGGTTGTCGCAGGCAGCGCTCGAGACGCTCGCCGTCATCGCGTACAAGCAGCCCGTCACGCGGTCACAGGTCGCTCAGATCCGCGCGGTGAATGTCGACTCCGTCGTCCGTACGCTGCTTGCGCGCGGGTTGATCACCGAGATGCACGCGGATCCGGAGACGGGGGCGATGCACTACGGCACGACCGATCTGCTGCTCGAGAAGCTCGGCATCAACGCGCTGTCCGAGCTGCCTCCGATCTCTCCGCTCCTCGACGACGGCGCGGACGGCTTCGACGACTTCGCCTGA
- a CDS encoding segregation and condensation protein A: MTDPSDAALDAAVRPPDETGFRVSLANFDGPFDLLLSLITKHELDITEIALSAVTDEFISYLRELGPEEELDQASEFLVVAATLLDMKVAGLLPQGELVDAEAVAVLEARDLLFARLLQYRAFKEVSTWFAENISREDARRTRDVPLEEKYRAKTPELTWTLSLDDFAALATLAFAPREIPTVGLDHLHAPQVSIREQAAIVVSSLRTLGSTTFRELAVGADGPGVIVARFISILELYRHAAVAFEQLEPLGELTVRWVAETWTDETLATLGADYDN, encoded by the coding sequence ATGACGGATCCGTCGGACGCCGCCCTCGACGCGGCGGTGCGCCCGCCGGACGAGACGGGATTCCGCGTCTCGTTGGCGAACTTCGACGGGCCGTTCGACCTGCTGCTGAGTCTCATCACGAAGCACGAGCTCGACATCACGGAGATCGCGCTGTCGGCCGTGACCGACGAGTTCATCTCCTATCTCAGAGAGCTGGGTCCGGAGGAGGAGCTCGACCAGGCCAGCGAATTCCTCGTGGTGGCCGCGACGCTGCTCGACATGAAGGTCGCGGGCCTGCTGCCGCAGGGAGAACTCGTCGACGCGGAAGCGGTCGCGGTGCTCGAGGCGCGCGATCTGCTGTTCGCACGTCTGCTGCAGTACCGCGCGTTCAAAGAGGTCTCCACATGGTTCGCGGAGAACATCTCCCGCGAAGACGCGCGTCGCACGCGCGACGTTCCGCTCGAGGAGAAGTACCGTGCGAAGACCCCCGAGCTGACGTGGACGCTGTCGCTTGACGACTTCGCGGCGCTGGCGACCCTCGCGTTCGCCCCGCGTGAGATCCCCACCGTGGGGCTCGACCATCTGCACGCGCCGCAGGTGTCTATTCGCGAGCAGGCCGCGATCGTCGTGTCGTCGCTGCGCACGCTTGGATCCACAACGTTCCGTGAGCTCGCGGTGGGCGCTGACGGCCCCGGCGTCATCGTGGCGCGCTTCATCTCGATCCTCGAGCTGTACCGGCACGCGGCCGTCGCCTTCGAACAGCTCGAACCGCTCGGCGAGCTGACGGTGCGGTGGGTGGCCGAGACGTGGACCGACGAGACTCTTGCGACGCTGGGAGCCGACTATGACAACTGA
- a CDS encoding ParA family protein — protein sequence MAKKNDDVVIGPTGRPYNGFVTPEKLDRHGPARIIALCNQKGGVGKTTTSINLAASLANYGRRVLAVDFDPQGALSAGLGIATHDVPTIYDLMLDTKSDPHEAIIPSNVDGLDVIPANIDLSAAEVHLVNEVARETILSRVLSKVAKDYDVILIDCQPSLGLLTVNALTAAHGVLVPLECEYFALRGVALLIETIEKVQDRLNPSLELDGLLATMYDARTLHSREVLERIVETFGDKVFETVIGRTVKFPDASVSGVPIIEYAPSHDAAQAYLRLARELVHRGAVA from the coding sequence GTGGCGAAGAAGAACGACGACGTCGTTATCGGCCCAACGGGCCGCCCCTACAACGGATTCGTGACGCCGGAGAAACTCGACAGACACGGGCCGGCGCGGATCATCGCGCTGTGCAACCAGAAGGGCGGCGTCGGCAAGACGACGACGAGCATCAACCTCGCCGCCTCGCTGGCGAACTACGGGCGACGCGTACTCGCGGTCGACTTCGATCCGCAGGGCGCGCTGTCGGCCGGCCTCGGCATCGCGACGCACGACGTGCCGACCATCTACGACCTGATGCTCGACACCAAGAGCGACCCGCACGAAGCGATCATCCCGTCGAATGTTGACGGCCTCGACGTGATCCCCGCGAACATCGACTTGTCGGCAGCTGAGGTGCACCTCGTCAACGAGGTCGCACGCGAGACGATCCTCTCGCGCGTGCTCAGCAAGGTGGCGAAGGACTATGACGTCATCCTCATCGACTGCCAGCCGTCGCTGGGCCTGCTGACCGTCAACGCACTCACGGCGGCGCACGGCGTGCTGGTCCCGCTTGAGTGCGAGTACTTCGCGCTGCGCGGCGTCGCGCTGCTGATCGAGACGATCGAGAAGGTCCAGGATCGTCTGAACCCCTCGCTCGAACTCGACGGGCTGCTCGCGACGATGTACGACGCGCGCACGCTGCACTCGCGTGAGGTTCTCGAGCGCATCGTCGAGACATTCGGCGACAAGGTCTTCGAGACCGTTATCGGGCGCACGGTGAAGTTCCCCGACGCGAGCGTGTCGGGCGTTCCGATCATCGAGTACGCGCCGAGTCATGATGCCGCTCAGGCGTATCTCCGCCTCGCGCGCGAACTCGTGCACAGAGGGGCGGTCGCGTAG
- a CDS encoding TetR/AcrR family transcriptional regulator, giving the protein MSLTSPIRADVEEHREALLRAACGLVAEHGRKSFTARDIAERAGLSQATLYRHFPSKAALIDAVSVDRWERALSWAEEHRGERPAVIDVVSILERFSNMVTDDRDFIANLGLTVGQGPSPIVPVRDEFDLRFGELWNRARGQGHIRAGTHHQDVMELVGAIREPVRRTNRLNIVVDGFCLGADASELISVAQRVSPPWDHDAHS; this is encoded by the coding sequence ATGTCCCTGACGTCTCCGATCCGCGCGGATGTGGAGGAACACCGCGAGGCGCTGCTGCGTGCCGCCTGCGGGCTCGTGGCCGAGCACGGCAGGAAGTCATTCACCGCTCGTGACATCGCCGAGCGAGCGGGGTTGAGCCAGGCCACGTTGTACCGACACTTTCCGTCGAAGGCTGCGCTGATCGATGCTGTCTCGGTCGATCGATGGGAACGCGCGCTGTCGTGGGCGGAGGAACATCGCGGCGAGCGCCCTGCCGTCATCGACGTCGTGTCGATCCTCGAACGCTTCTCGAACATGGTCACCGATGATCGCGACTTCATCGCGAACCTCGGACTCACGGTCGGTCAAGGCCCGAGCCCGATCGTGCCGGTGCGCGACGAGTTTGACCTTCGCTTCGGCGAGCTCTGGAACCGCGCACGCGGTCAGGGTCACATCCGCGCTGGCACACATCACCAGGACGTCATGGAGCTGGTGGGTGCCATTCGCGAACCCGTGCGGCGCACGAACCGGCTCAATATCGTCGTCGACGGCTTCTGTCTGGGCGCCGACGCCAGCGAGCTCATCTCCGTCGCGCAGCGCGTCAGCCCACCGTGGGACCACGACGCACACAGCTGA
- a CDS encoding amidase, translated as MTPFADAHPADLTISEARAALRAGALTAVDLLEALLRRIEQRNGGDPSFDGAPDAVNAWARLYPERAFESAQAADKRIAEGDWAPLLGIPLAVKDIIGVAGLPLTASSRQLEGSLADSSSAAWTALERAGAVLVGHTHTHEFAAGGTTDQVGNPWNTAHSAGGSSGGSGAAVAAGMVPGALGTDTAGSVRVPASLSGVSAFKGSYGRVSLDGVIPLAATLDHVGPIARTIADCAVMFGALTNARGATDPWGISTPRDMDEPDAVPARLDGITIAVTDRTDSVDVDADVRQGLARATDALHSLGARILTLPAPYELDHSHYDTVLIAEARAYHTRFATTPERYRDSTRHFIAPGSTPLSADAYIAAQSARIHATELWSAWFREHNVSAVLEPTTAAPAPLRGTGYDVTEKIGGDDPLTCFTALWNFVGFPAAALPSGLSQAGLPTSVSLIGPPQADASVLSIAAALQTVLKPLVLDRPA; from the coding sequence ATGACGCCATTCGCCGACGCACACCCCGCAGATCTGACCATCAGCGAAGCACGCGCCGCTCTGCGTGCCGGCGCCCTGACCGCTGTCGACCTCCTCGAAGCGCTGCTTCGCCGCATCGAACAGCGAAATGGTGGGGATCCGTCGTTCGACGGCGCTCCGGACGCCGTCAACGCATGGGCACGTCTGTATCCGGAGCGGGCGTTCGAGTCGGCGCAGGCCGCTGACAAGCGCATCGCGGAAGGCGACTGGGCTCCACTCCTCGGGATTCCGCTGGCCGTCAAAGACATCATCGGCGTTGCGGGGCTCCCGCTCACGGCGTCCAGTCGGCAGCTGGAGGGCAGCCTCGCGGATTCCTCATCCGCGGCATGGACCGCGCTCGAACGCGCCGGAGCCGTGCTCGTCGGCCACACGCACACGCATGAGTTCGCGGCGGGAGGCACGACCGATCAGGTCGGCAACCCCTGGAACACCGCGCACAGCGCAGGTGGCTCGTCCGGCGGCTCCGGCGCCGCCGTCGCTGCGGGCATGGTGCCGGGGGCACTCGGCACGGACACGGCCGGTTCGGTTCGCGTGCCGGCCTCGCTCAGCGGCGTCTCGGCGTTCAAGGGCTCTTACGGCCGGGTGTCTCTCGACGGTGTTATTCCCCTCGCTGCCACGCTCGACCACGTCGGCCCGATCGCCCGCACGATCGCGGACTGCGCTGTGATGTTCGGCGCACTCACGAACGCGCGTGGCGCAACCGACCCTTGGGGCATCAGCACGCCGCGTGACATGGACGAGCCCGACGCCGTCCCCGCGCGCCTCGACGGCATCACGATCGCCGTCACCGATCGAACAGACAGCGTCGACGTCGACGCTGATGTACGGCAGGGTCTCGCTCGTGCGACCGATGCCCTGCACTCTCTCGGTGCCCGCATCCTCACGCTTCCCGCTCCATACGAACTCGACCACTCACATTACGACACCGTCCTCATCGCGGAGGCTCGGGCATATCACACGAGGTTCGCGACGACCCCCGAGCGGTACCGCGACAGCACTCGACACTTCATCGCCCCTGGCTCCACCCCTCTCAGTGCTGATGCGTACATCGCAGCCCAGAGCGCACGCATCCACGCGACAGAATTGTGGTCCGCGTGGTTCCGCGAGCACAACGTCTCCGCTGTGCTCGAGCCGACGACTGCGGCGCCGGCACCGCTGCGCGGCACCGGCTACGACGTGACAGAGAAGATCGGCGGCGATGACCCGCTGACCTGCTTCACCGCGCTGTGGAACTTCGTGGGGTTCCCCGCCGCCGCGTTGCCCAGCGGACTCAGTCAGGCGGGACTCCCGACGAGCGTCTCCCTCATCGGCCCCCCGCAGGCTGACGCCTCGGTACTCTCGATCGCTGCCGCGCTTCAGACAGTACTCAAGCCACTCGTCCTCGATCGGCCCGCCTGA
- a CDS encoding branched-chain amino acid ABC transporter permease, translating into MESAVLFSLTVISTFAFYALLAWGLGLIFGQLNVVNVAHGDLAMVGAYTMFVLEPVIPFFPRILVALIVGLVVGLAAERLLLARLYAQGMLATLLAMWGVGIVLRQLAEAIFGPTPASVSAPITGSIEVLGTTYPAYRLVAAALCLMIVAACLATVFLTPLGLRLRASIDNRSMAASLGIPPTRMITGAFMLGTTLAVLAGALQSPMLGVTPSAGVGLLAPAFFAVMLGRRGSMISPVVGAFVVALLDTVLRTFLPETAAGLIFFVALIALIALRPQGLDWRFPSWKIPRTAIA; encoded by the coding sequence ATGGAATCGGCAGTTCTGTTCTCGCTGACGGTGATCAGCACCTTCGCGTTCTACGCACTGCTCGCGTGGGGGCTCGGACTCATCTTCGGGCAGCTCAATGTTGTGAACGTCGCGCACGGTGACCTCGCGATGGTCGGCGCCTACACGATGTTCGTACTCGAGCCCGTGATCCCGTTCTTTCCACGCATACTCGTCGCGCTCATCGTCGGACTCGTCGTCGGGCTCGCCGCAGAGAGACTTCTCCTCGCACGCCTGTATGCGCAGGGGATGCTCGCGACCCTCCTCGCGATGTGGGGCGTCGGCATCGTCCTTCGACAGCTCGCCGAGGCGATCTTCGGGCCGACGCCGGCCTCGGTCTCTGCACCGATCACCGGCAGCATCGAGGTGCTCGGCACCACCTATCCGGCCTATCGGCTGGTCGCCGCCGCGCTGTGCCTCATGATCGTCGCCGCGTGCCTGGCGACCGTCTTCCTCACTCCTCTCGGCCTGCGTCTGCGCGCCTCCATCGACAACCGTTCGATGGCCGCCTCGCTCGGCATCCCACCGACTCGGATGATCACCGGCGCGTTCATGCTCGGCACCACCTTGGCGGTGCTCGCCGGCGCGCTGCAGAGCCCGATGCTCGGCGTGACTCCGTCGGCAGGAGTCGGCCTGCTCGCGCCGGCCTTCTTCGCCGTCATGCTGGGACGTCGTGGCTCGATGATCAGCCCCGTCGTCGGTGCATTCGTCGTCGCACTGTTGGACACCGTCCTGCGCACGTTCCTGCCGGAAACGGCTGCCGGCCTCATATTCTTCGTCGCGCTCATCGCGCTCATCGCCCTGCGCCCGCAGGGCCTGGACTGGAGGTTCCCCTCATGGAAAATCCCACGCACCGCAATCGCATGA
- a CDS encoding ABC transporter substrate-binding protein, with the protein MENPTHRNRMTRLTPTLALLVAPVLALTACSGGSFSAEEPGGADDTDRALKIGLIAPLTGPASLEGTSMQQGFELGLDAVNAAGGVLGHDVELVVVDDMSEAATSTQVAQRLVREEQVDYLFGTIAGDTTNAVASVAADAEVPFSSAIMGIVPSCSAHFWPFGVTEPMVLEAIVPRMVDEYGPRVAFAGNDYLFPREYADVARAALDEAGGEFVVEEYAPLGTSEWQPVISKMQSADPDWILTGVVGGDAVAFTQQAEQFGLLDDRGFTGTTHQQEFYGAISSALEGRTTVLPYTDQLDDEANEEFVAAYRDAYDFDDPIPAVAATSYMAAHFIASAVEAAGDYAAEAVSEQMSQTTSEGVLGGGSFDSETHMWSQNMYVIEIDADGAYTLVEDLGVVSDPQPRTCA; encoded by the coding sequence ATGGAAAATCCCACGCACCGCAATCGCATGACCCGCCTCACGCCGACGCTCGCGTTGTTGGTCGCGCCCGTGCTCGCGTTGACTGCCTGCTCCGGAGGTTCATTCAGCGCAGAAGAGCCCGGCGGCGCGGATGACACGGACCGTGCGCTCAAGATCGGTCTCATCGCGCCCCTCACCGGCCCCGCTTCGCTCGAAGGAACTTCGATGCAGCAGGGCTTCGAACTCGGTCTCGACGCCGTGAACGCTGCGGGTGGCGTCCTCGGTCACGACGTCGAGCTCGTGGTCGTCGACGACATGAGCGAAGCAGCGACGTCGACACAGGTCGCGCAGCGTCTCGTTCGCGAGGAGCAGGTCGATTACCTGTTCGGCACCATTGCCGGCGACACGACGAACGCCGTCGCCTCGGTCGCCGCCGATGCCGAAGTGCCGTTCTCCTCGGCCATCATGGGCATCGTTCCCAGCTGCAGTGCGCACTTCTGGCCGTTCGGCGTGACTGAGCCGATGGTGCTTGAGGCGATCGTGCCGCGGATGGTCGACGAGTACGGCCCCCGCGTCGCGTTCGCCGGCAACGATTACCTCTTCCCGCGCGAGTACGCCGACGTGGCCCGCGCCGCACTCGACGAAGCCGGCGGCGAGTTCGTCGTCGAAGAGTACGCTCCGCTCGGCACGTCTGAGTGGCAGCCCGTCATCTCGAAGATGCAAAGCGCCGACCCCGACTGGATCCTCACGGGCGTCGTCGGTGGCGATGCGGTCGCGTTCACTCAGCAGGCCGAGCAGTTTGGTCTGCTCGACGACCGTGGATTCACCGGCACGACCCACCAGCAGGAGTTCTACGGCGCGATCTCATCAGCGCTGGAGGGGCGAACGACTGTTCTTCCTTACACCGACCAGCTGGACGACGAGGCGAACGAGGAGTTCGTGGCCGCCTACCGCGACGCCTATGACTTCGACGACCCGATCCCCGCCGTCGCGGCGACGTCGTACATGGCCGCACACTTCATCGCGTCCGCCGTCGAAGCCGCAGGTGACTATGCGGCCGAGGCGGTCAGCGAGCAGATGTCGCAGACGACGTCGGAGGGTGTCCTCGGCGGCGGCAGCTTCGATTCCGAAACGCACATGTGGTCCCAGAACATGTACGTCATCGAGATCGACGCCGACGGAGCCTACACGCTGGTCGAGGACCTCGGCGTCGTTTCCGATCCGCAGCCGAGGACATGCGCGTGA
- a CDS encoding branched-chain amino acid ABC transporter ATP-binding protein/permease gives MTRPTRRIGYAHVGALVASTAAVGIAPFFLPPYPLALLTLALAYGLFAFGLDIAWGRAGVISIGHAAFFGIGAYCAAIAESVGVPPVVGGIVGILGAALVAIAVGLIGLQRRAAMSTMAVLTLALTLLVEQVARSWRPVTNGSNGLFVESRGLIADFYITGVVVIVTVALVWYFVIRGRWGRRFLAVSMVPVRAAHLGVSVRGTKLVAFAISAAIAALAGVLAAPTMGLVVPSTAGILMSTQVLVWLAVGGRGTIFGAFFGAILITVGERYLGDVLGSWYLLALGVVFLLIVRFAPGGFAGLLAKLARVSDSARARLGTHIPPYTAATDAPRDADGTVTATGVTRSFGAAQIVRGIDFRADSGESVCIIGPNGAGKTTFLNIVAGDLTADSGEVTIAGRTATSWPIHRRARAGLGKVFQVPSLFSDLSPADNIALARAEALTASPLPVGLDRFETMSDGPAADLSLADLRALELAIVLAWGPTIIVLDEPAAGLSHDESIRLAQLLRRVSAESGSTLIVVEHDMEIVRELADRVVVLADGRVLAEGTLDEVAALDAVQNAYLGKTR, from the coding sequence GTGACGCGGCCCACGCGCCGCATCGGTTACGCGCACGTCGGTGCGCTCGTCGCGTCGACGGCCGCAGTGGGGATCGCTCCGTTCTTCCTTCCGCCGTACCCTCTCGCACTGCTTACCCTCGCTCTCGCGTACGGGCTCTTCGCCTTCGGCCTCGACATCGCGTGGGGACGTGCCGGCGTCATCAGCATCGGGCATGCCGCATTCTTCGGAATCGGCGCGTACTGCGCGGCGATCGCGGAGTCTGTCGGCGTCCCACCGGTCGTCGGCGGGATCGTCGGCATCCTGGGCGCCGCGTTGGTTGCCATCGCCGTCGGACTCATCGGCCTGCAGCGCCGTGCCGCGATGTCCACGATGGCGGTCCTCACGCTCGCGCTCACGCTGCTGGTCGAGCAGGTCGCGCGATCGTGGCGCCCCGTCACGAACGGCAGCAACGGGCTGTTCGTGGAATCCCGCGGCCTGATCGCGGACTTCTACATCACGGGTGTCGTCGTCATCGTGACCGTCGCGCTCGTGTGGTATTTCGTGATCCGCGGGCGATGGGGACGACGTTTCCTCGCGGTGTCGATGGTTCCGGTGCGTGCCGCCCACCTGGGCGTCTCGGTGCGGGGGACGAAGCTCGTCGCATTCGCGATCAGTGCGGCGATCGCCGCACTCGCGGGCGTGCTCGCCGCCCCGACGATGGGGCTGGTCGTTCCGTCCACGGCGGGCATCCTGATGTCGACGCAGGTGCTCGTATGGCTCGCGGTCGGCGGCCGCGGCACGATATTCGGGGCCTTCTTCGGGGCGATCCTCATCACGGTCGGTGAGAGATATCTCGGGGACGTGCTCGGAAGCTGGTACCTGCTCGCGCTCGGCGTCGTGTTCCTACTGATCGTCCGCTTCGCACCCGGCGGCTTCGCCGGGCTGCTCGCGAAGCTCGCGCGCGTCAGCGATTCCGCTCGCGCCCGCCTCGGCACGCACATCCCCCCGTACACCGCTGCCACCGACGCGCCACGGGATGCGGATGGCACCGTGACGGCGACGGGCGTCACCCGGAGCTTCGGCGCGGCGCAGATCGTGCGCGGCATCGACTTCCGCGCCGATTCCGGCGAGAGCGTCTGCATTATCGGCCCGAACGGGGCCGGCAAGACGACGTTCCTCAACATCGTGGCTGGCGACCTCACCGCGGACAGCGGGGAGGTGACGATCGCAGGGCGCACCGCGACGTCCTGGCCGATCCACCGCCGCGCCCGCGCGGGTCTCGGAAAGGTCTTCCAGGTGCCGAGCCTCTTCTCGGACCTCTCCCCCGCCGACAACATCGCGTTGGCGCGCGCCGAGGCACTCACGGCGTCGCCTCTGCCGGTGGGGCTCGACCGATTCGAGACGATGTCCGACGGACCGGCCGCCGATCTCTCCCTCGCCGATCTTCGCGCTCTCGAGCTTGCGATCGTCCTCGCCTGGGGGCCCACCATCATCGTTCTCGACGAGCCCGCTGCCGGTCTCTCACATGATGAGTCGATCCGGCTCGCGCAGCTCCTGCGGCGCGTGTCTGCCGAGTCCGGAAGCACACTGATCGTCGTCGAACACGACATGGAAATCGTGCGTGAGCTCGCCGATCGTGTCGTGGTCCTCGCCGACGGGCGCGTGCTCGCAGAAGGCACTCTCGACGAGGTGGCCGCACTCGACGCTGTCCAGAATGCGTATCTGGGGAAGACACGATGA
- a CDS encoding ABC transporter ATP-binding protein: MTLELTDVTSGYGHADVLRDIRLRVEEGQVVALLGRNGMGKTTLLRTIACQVTAKSGTVALDGTAYTRSARIARAGLAFVPDDRGVFPTLTVEENLRLSARRGYSPPIDVAEVFPVIRERARVKAGDLSGGQKQQLALARAMVHGSRMILIDEFSQGLQPSLVHAVLEAARALASAGITTLFVDQSPDLPLDHSDRILGMEKGAIVLDEPAERLRSDPQRLGNLLVVS; encoded by the coding sequence ATGACACTCGAACTCACCGACGTCACATCAGGCTACGGTCACGCGGACGTGCTGCGCGACATCCGTCTGCGCGTCGAGGAGGGCCAGGTCGTGGCGCTGCTCGGCCGCAATGGCATGGGCAAGACGACGCTCCTACGCACCATCGCGTGTCAGGTCACCGCGAAAAGCGGGACGGTCGCTCTCGATGGCACTGCGTACACACGAAGCGCCCGGATCGCGCGCGCCGGGTTGGCGTTCGTGCCCGACGACCGCGGAGTCTTCCCGACGCTCACCGTCGAAGAGAACCTCCGCCTCTCCGCGCGGCGCGGTTACTCACCGCCGATCGACGTCGCCGAGGTGTTCCCCGTCATCCGTGAGCGCGCCCGCGTCAAAGCTGGCGACCTCTCCGGCGGACAGAAGCAGCAGCTCGCTCTCGCCCGTGCGATGGTCCACGGATCGCGCATGATCCTCATCGACGAGTTCTCACAGGGGCTCCAGCCCTCGCTCGTGCACGCGGTGCTCGAGGCGGCCCGCGCGCTCGCGTCCGCGGGCATCACCACGTTGTTCGTCGACCAGAGCCCCGATCTCCCGCTGGACCACAGCGACCGGATCCTCGGAATGGAGAAGGGCGCCATCGTTCTGGACGAACCGGCAGAGCGCCTCCGGTCCGACCCACAACGTCTCGGCAACCTGCTCGTCGTCAGCTGA
- a CDS encoding ABC transporter permease, with translation MSADVQQATVKVRTVLLPADERPAPAGPISSSITYGWRALLKIKHIPEQLFDVTIFPVMMTVMFSTIFGGALAGDISGYIQWLIPGVFVQTLVMITMYTGITLNRDISKGVFDRFRSLPVWRPSQLVGALLGDQVRYTIAGVIILAVGFLMGFRPAGGFAGVAVSFVLLLVFSFCLSWVWTMVALIMRTEQAAMGVSMFILMPLTFVSNIFVDPRTMPDWLQAFVDVNPVSVIVGSMRDMMSGVYDAGSIGLVLVYCAVLVAIFGPISMFIYNRKN, from the coding sequence ATGAGCGCTGACGTGCAGCAAGCGACCGTGAAGGTCCGCACCGTGCTGCTTCCTGCTGACGAGCGTCCTGCGCCCGCTGGGCCGATCAGCTCGTCGATCACGTACGGGTGGCGCGCACTGCTGAAGATCAAGCACATCCCGGAACAGCTGTTCGACGTGACGATCTTCCCCGTGATGATGACCGTGATGTTCTCCACCATCTTCGGCGGGGCGCTCGCCGGAGACATCAGTGGTTACATCCAGTGGCTCATCCCCGGCGTCTTCGTGCAGACACTAGTGATGATCACGATGTACACGGGCATCACCCTCAATCGCGATATCTCGAAGGGTGTATTCGACCGCTTCCGGTCCCTGCCTGTCTGGCGGCCGTCGCAACTGGTCGGCGCGCTGCTGGGGGATCAGGTGCGCTACACGATCGCGGGAGTCATCATCCTCGCGGTCGGGTTCCTGATGGGGTTCCGCCCAGCTGGCGGATTCGCCGGGGTGGCGGTGTCGTTCGTCTTGCTTCTGGTGTTCAGCTTCTGCCTGTCGTGGGTGTGGACGATGGTCGCGCTCATCATGCGCACGGAGCAGGCCGCAATGGGCGTGTCGATGTTCATCCTCATGCCGCTGACGTTCGTCTCGAACATCTTCGTGGATCCGCGCACGATGCCGGACTGGTTGCAGGCGTTCGTCGACGTCAACCCGGTCAGTGTCATCGTCGGCAGCATGCGTGACATGATGAGCGGCGTCTATGACGCCGGATCCATCGGACTCGTTCTCGTGTACTGCGCCGTGCTCGTGGCGATCTTCGGGCCGATTTCGATGTTCATCTACAACCGCAAGAACTGA
- a CDS encoding ATP-binding cassette domain-containing protein, with product MTNASALAVEAHGLVKTFGANRAVDGIDLAIPRGGIYGVLGPNGAGKTTALRMLATLLRPDAGEARVLGHDVVAEPKRIRELVALTGQFASLDEDLTGIENLVLLGRLYGFSANAARRRGMDLLDAFGLADAAGRQVKKFSGGMRRRLDIAGSLIVTPQLMFLDEPTTGIDPRSRNQVWDIIRTLVDGGTTILLTTQYLEEADRLASRLAVIDHGRVIAEGTPGQLKAQVGSGALTVRVIDPADRAAAADVLERALGTDVVKEPDPAALTATVAENHAAAQALAALAEAGIETETFSLGQPSLDEVFLALTGKPPEDERANAEDVENTEVAR from the coding sequence ATGACGAACGCATCCGCGCTGGCTGTCGAGGCCCACGGACTCGTGAAGACGTTCGGTGCAAACCGGGCCGTCGACGGGATCGATCTCGCGATCCCTCGCGGCGGCATCTACGGCGTGCTCGGGCCGAACGGGGCAGGGAAGACCACTGCGCTGCGGATGCTCGCGACGCTGTTGCGGCCTGACGCGGGCGAGGCACGGGTGCTCGGACACGACGTCGTCGCCGAGCCGAAGCGGATCCGGGAACTCGTCGCGCTCACGGGCCAGTTCGCGTCGCTCGACGAAGACCTCACCGGCATCGAGAACCTCGTCCTGCTTGGCCGGCTCTATGGCTTCTCCGCGAATGCGGCACGGCGACGCGGCATGGACCTCCTGGACGCGTTCGGCCTCGCCGACGCCGCGGGCCGCCAGGTCAAGAAGTTCTCCGGCGGCATGCGACGCCGGCTCGACATCGCCGGATCGCTCATCGTGACGCCGCAGCTGATGTTCCTGGACGAGCCGACGACGGGTATCGACCCGCGCAGCCGCAATCAGGTCTGGGACATCATCCGCACGCTCGTCGACGGCGGAACGACGATCCTGCTCACGACGCAGTACCTCGAGGAGGCGGACCGACTCGCGAGCCGCCTCGCCGTCATCGACCACGGCCGCGTGATCGCGGAGGGGACGCCCGGTCAGCTCAAAGCGCAGGTGGGATCCGGAGCGCTCACGGTCCGGGTCATCGATCCAGCTGATCGCGCGGCCGCCGCGGACGTGCTCGAGCGCGCCCTCGGCACCGACGTGGTCAAGGAACCCGACCCGGCGGCGCTGACGGCCACCGTCGCTGAGAACCACGCGGCTGCGCAGGCGCTCGCCGCGCTGGCGGAGGCGGGAATCGAGACGGAGACCTTCTCGCTGGGGCAACCGAGCCTCGACGAGGTCTTCCTCGCTCTCACGGGAAAACCGCCCGAGGATGAGCGCGCGAATGCCGAAGACGTGGAGAACACGGAGGTGGCGCGATGA